ttatatgggCTTTTTAATTGGGTCGTCGTCTTCCCCAAAACCCTTTCAAAATTCTGAActgtagagagagagaaacagATCAGAGGTGAAGAAGAAGCGTTTGAGCAAATCGCGCGTTTTCAATGAATCAAGCGGTGCAGAAGAACACACTCTATGTAGGTAtgtaatcaatcaatcaaccaaTCTTAACTTTTctgatcatcatcttcttcatcatcatcatattcATTCGTttgatttgtaaaaataataacaggAGGATTAGCTGACGAAGTGAATGAAAGTATACTTCATTCAGCATTCATACCTTTCGGCGACATTAAAGATGTAAAGACTCCCTTAAATCAGGAAAATCAAAAGCACAGATCTTTTGGATTCGTCACTTTCCTCGAACGAGAAGACGCCGTCGCCGCCATGGACAATATGGACGGAGCTGAACTCTACGGTCGTGTTCTCACTGTCAATTATGCACTTCCAGAGAAAATCAAGGGTGGTGAACAGGGTTGGGCTGCCCAACCAAGTAAGTTTTCATTTTGCCCTAATTTGATATCATCTAGGGTTTAACTGTTTAAGttaatcaatttatatattgggtttgaaaatttgaataataacttGCAGTTTGGGCTGATGCTGATACATGGTTTGAGAGGCAGCAACAAGAAGAGGAGATGATAAAACTTCAAGCAGAGAATAAGGCTAGTATGGAATTAGCGGAAGAGTTGCATAGGAAGAAGCTGGCGCAGGAAAGAGATGGGGAGAAGGATGATGAAACCGATGTTTCTGGTGATCCTAT
This is a stretch of genomic DNA from Impatiens glandulifera chromosome 4, dImpGla2.1, whole genome shotgun sequence. It encodes these proteins:
- the LOC124936364 gene encoding peptidyl-prolyl cis-trans isomerase E codes for the protein MNQAVQKNTLYVGGLADEVNESILHSAFIPFGDIKDVKTPLNQENQKHRSFGFVTFLEREDAVAAMDNMDGAELYGRVLTVNYALPEKIKGGEQGWAAQPIWADADTWFERQQQEEEMIKLQAENKASMELAEELHRKKLAQERDGEKDDETDVSGDPMAKAESDALKQQQEEQNGS